A stretch of Aedes aegypti strain LVP_AGWG chromosome 2, AaegL5.0 Primary Assembly, whole genome shotgun sequence DNA encodes these proteins:
- the LOC5566007 gene encoding esterase B1 has product MSEKRPIVQIRPGKVAGLKGTLPNGEKWYRYKGIPYAKPPVGCLRFKPPEPLETFGGQILDCSIEGNVCYSYSYMPPDAVASEDCLFLNVYTPIGPTTSIKDKLPVMVWIHGGAFCTGSGDSALYNPEYLVQEGVVVVTFNYRLGPLGFLCLPTFGIYGNMGLKDQLLVMKWVHSNILAFGGDKTNVTLFGMSAGSISTHLHTLSDESTKYFHKAICQSGVATSSRILQIDPEVKARRLAQHIGCRGNTDQEIYEFLHYMPAEVICSKQMGALIEHEQSLDVFYPFVPVIEVPESDQPFLTENVLNLTKNPNRVSIPIIFGVNNEELSYKVNSLLKNLDLYRSEPQRFLPDSLELPEAMAKPVACKVLKFYTGHSEPTVEKVSELTRLLSDIFYVLPTLMSLELQRKHHPSTPLYFYQFSMEDELNKYRRLWNVPDYIRGACHGDELCYLLSSSYFYTRAVKKESMADRFRAKMCKLWTNFAKTGNPTSTGMECTWLPYESSNDCNDNVPINCLQIDEKIEMVENPFREVLNFWKNLYHRYNGSFLEPKLM; this is encoded by the exons ATATGCAAAGCCCCCTGTTGGATGCCTGCGCTTCAAACCACCTGAACCGTTAGAAACATTTGGAGGTCAAATTTTGGATTGTAGCATTGAAGGGAACGTATGCTACAGTTATAGTTATATGCCACCTGATGCTGTCGCTTCTGAAGATTGCTTATTTTTAAACGTGTACACGCCCATTGGTCCAACCACATCAATCAAAGATAAGTTGCCGGTTATGGTTTGGATTCACGGAGGTGCTTTTTGTACCGGGAGTGGCGATTCCGCACTATATAATCCAGAATATTTGGTCCAGGAAGGAGTAGTAGTGGTGACCTTCAATTATCGCCTTGGACCACTTGGATTCCTATGCCTTCCCACGTTTGGTATTTATGGAAATATGGGTCTTAAAGACCAACTTTTGGTGATGAAATGGGTGCATAGCAATATTTTGGCGTTTGGAGGCGATAAAACTAATGTTACACTTTTTGGAATGAGTGCTGGAAGTATATCTACTCACTTACATACTCTCAGCGATGAATCTactaaatatttccataaagcCATTTGCCAATCTGGTGTTGCTACCAGCTCTAGGATATTGCAGATCGATCCAGAAGTTAAGGCTCGTCGATTAGCTCAACATATTGGGTGCCGCGGGAACACAGACCAGGAGATTTATG AATTCCTTCACTACATGCCTGCAGAAGTCATCTGCTCCAAGCAGATGGGTGCTTTAATTGAACACGAACAATCCCTCGACGTGTTCTATCCTTTTGTACCTGTTATAGAAGTACCAGAATCTGATCAACCATTCCTCACCGAAAATGTATTGAATCTCACAAAGAACCCAAATCGGGTCTCAATTCCTATCATATTTGGCGTAAACAACGAAGAACTGTCCTATAAAGTCAATTCTCTTTTGAAGAATTTAGATCTGTACAGAAGCGAACCtcagagatttcttccagaCTCGTTGGAATTACCGGAAGCAATGGCAAAACCAGTTGCTTGCAAGGTTCTCAAATTTTACACAGGCCATAGTGAACCAACTGTCGAAAAAGTTTCCGAACTGACTCGGCTACTTTCCGATATCTTCTATGTTTTGCCAACACTCATGTCTTTGGAGCTACAACGAAAGCATCATCCATC CACTCCACTCTATTTCTACCAATTTTCGATGGAAGACGAGTTAAATAAATACCGACGACTGTGGAACGTTCCAGACTATATTCGAGGAGCGTGTCATGGTGATGAACTGTGCTATCTGCTCAGTTCTTCATATTTCTACACAAGGGCCGTAAAGAAGGAGAGCATGGCGGATCGGTTCCGTGCGAAAATGTGCAAACTGTGGACCAATTTTGCAAAAACAGGCAATCCAACGTCAACTGGAATGGAATGCACTTGGCTACCATACGAATCATCGAATGATTGTAACGATAATGTGCCGATTAACTGCTTACAAATCGATGAAAAAATAGAGATGGTGGAAAATCCATTCCGAGAAGTGTTaaacttttggaagaatctctatcaTAGATATAATGGATCATTTCTGGAACCAAAGCTGATGTAA